From Xenopus laevis strain J_2021 chromosome 7L, Xenopus_laevis_v10.1, whole genome shotgun sequence, one genomic window encodes:
- the LOC121395748 gene encoding olfactory receptor 8D1-like has product MACSNHENVSGFIIQGFSDIPKFRISFFVLFLGIYLIILLGNLIVFLVISYSPHLHTPMYIFLQNLSIIDLSSTSNILPNLLHILLTQQNSISFLGCMTQMLYFVFLANSEYFLLTAMAYDRYVAICDPLHYIARTSRRHCAWLITAAFTVGFGGAVSLMVLISKLSYCASHLINHFFCDIIPLLKLSCSSTFYVELLIYFEGILLGFNSFFLTLTSYIFIISAILKIQSSEGRQKAFSTCASHLTCVITLYGTVICLYMRPAASYSIKRDKFFSLLYILLGPVLNPLIYTLKNKEFHYSLNKIRQRYLSFF; this is encoded by the coding sequence ATGGCCTGCAGCAATCACGAAAATGTTTCTGGATTTATCATCCAAGGGTTCTCTGATATTCCTAAATTTCGAATCTCTTTTTTTGTGCTATTTCTTGGAATTTATCTCATCATCCTGCTGGGAAATCTCATCGTATTCTTAGTCATTTCATACAGTCCTCACTTACACACCCCCATGTACATATTCTTGCAGAACCTTTCAATCATTGACCTTTCTTCTACTTCAAATATTTTACCTAATTTGCTACATATTCTTCTCACACAACAAAATAGCATTTCATTCTTGGGGTGTATGActcaaatgttgtattttgtattcttGGCTAACAGTGAATACTTTCTCCTGACGGCCATGGCATATGATCGATATGTTGCCATCTGTGATCCCCTTCATTACATTGCCAGAACGAGCAGGAGACATTGTGCTTGGCTTATAACTGCCGCATTCACTGTTGGTTTTGGTGGAGCAGTCAGCCTTATGGTACTTATATCTAAACTATCATATTGTGCTTCCCATCTtattaaccattttttctgtgataTCATACCATTGCTAAAACTTTCCTGCAGCAGCACTTTTTATGTGGAACTTTTAATTTACTTTGAAGGGATATTGCTGGGTTTCAATTCCTTCTTTCTTACTCTGACCTCATACATATTTATCATCTCTGCTATCTTGAAAATCCAATCCTCAGAGGGGCGACAAAAGGCATTTTCTACCTGTGCTTCTCACCTGACCTGTGTCATAACACTTTATGGCACAGTAATTTGCTTGTATATGAGACCTGCTGCAAGTTATTCCATAAAAAGGGACAAGTTCTTTTCATTGCTGTACATTCTCCTGGGTCCTGTGCTAAATCCTCTTATttatacattgaaaaataaagaatttcatTATTCCCTTAATAAAATAAGGCAgagatatttatcttttttttag